The proteins below come from a single Rhodothermia bacterium genomic window:
- a CDS encoding GxxExxY protein — protein sequence MKHQELTHKIIGCAMKVHTTLGNGFQEVIYQRALAIEMQKQGLGFEREMEMTIYYEGHDIGTRRVDFFVQKSIMLELKALIKLEDVHLAQAMNYCQAYNLPIGLLINFGAKSLEFKRVYNVNHPDNKQYKSELGLDSLKDDRIGLSSQSEILKSTNPKNPNSDK from the coding sequence ATGAAACACCAAGAACTTACGCATAAAATTATCGGGTGTGCTATGAAGGTACATACAACTTTGGGAAATGGTTTTCAAGAAGTAATCTATCAACGTGCTTTGGCTATTGAAATGCAAAAGCAAGGATTAGGCTTTGAACGTGAAATGGAGATGACCATTTATTATGAAGGACATGATATTGGTACAAGAAGAGTGGACTTTTTTGTACAAAAAAGTATAATGCTAGAACTCAAAGCATTGATAAAATTAGAAGATGTACACTTAGCACAGGCAATGAACTATTGTCAGGCGTATAATTTACCAATCGGATTGCTAATTAACTTCGGAGCAAAAAGTTTAGAATTCAAACGGGTGTACAATGTAAACCACCCAGATAACAAACAATACAAGTCAGAATTAGGATTGGACAGCTTAAAAGATGATAGGATTGGTTTATCCTCACAATCCGAAATCCTAAAATCTACCAATCCAAAAAATCCAAATTCAGACAAATGA